A region from the Kribbella shirazensis genome encodes:
- a CDS encoding nucleoside hydrolase, which yields MRPSRRRVIIDTDAKNEADDQFAIVHGLLSPTFDIRGLIPAHFGTRRSDRSMAESREEIDLLLDLMDLTGTVTVADGAAAGIPDEQTPVDSPGARLIIEESKLASKDDPLFVSFLGPLTDMASAILLDPELVHRDVVVIWIGGRGYNGYTSYPGIEFNLSNDIHAANVVFGSGMTVWQVPSDVYTKVSVSYAELEEKIGDAGPLGKYLIEQLVEWNATHHREPIESRSLGDSPAISLMLYPHSGNLRTRPAPRFGVDGWYLPGTDNPIQVCEQVDVRFLLEDMFAKIRRFAVKPPHSKENRNHD from the coding sequence GTGAGGCCGAGCAGACGCCGGGTGATCATCGACACCGATGCCAAGAACGAGGCGGACGACCAGTTCGCGATCGTGCACGGACTGCTGTCGCCGACCTTCGACATCCGTGGCCTGATCCCCGCGCACTTCGGCACCCGCCGGTCGGACCGCAGCATGGCGGAGTCTCGCGAGGAGATCGACCTGCTGCTGGACCTGATGGACCTGACCGGCACGGTGACCGTCGCGGACGGCGCCGCGGCCGGCATCCCGGACGAGCAGACCCCGGTCGACTCACCCGGCGCCCGGCTGATCATCGAGGAGTCCAAGCTCGCGTCGAAGGACGACCCGCTGTTCGTGTCGTTCCTCGGCCCGCTGACCGATATGGCGTCGGCGATCCTGCTCGACCCGGAGCTCGTGCACCGGGACGTGGTCGTGATCTGGATCGGCGGGCGCGGCTACAACGGCTACACGTCGTACCCCGGGATCGAGTTCAACCTGTCGAACGACATCCACGCCGCCAACGTGGTGTTCGGGTCCGGGATGACGGTCTGGCAGGTCCCGAGTGACGTCTACACGAAGGTCTCGGTCAGCTACGCGGAGCTCGAGGAGAAGATCGGCGACGCCGGTCCGCTCGGCAAGTACCTGATCGAGCAGTTGGTCGAGTGGAACGCGACGCACCACCGCGAGCCGATCGAGTCCCGCTCCCTCGGCGACTCGCCCGCGATCTCTCTGATGCTCTACCCGCACAGCGGCAACCTCCGGACCCGTCCGGCGCCGCGCTTCGGTGTCGACGGCTGGTACCTGCCCGGCACCGACAACCCCATCCAGGTCTGCGAGCAGGTCGACGTCCGCTTCCTGCTGGAGGACATGTTCGCCAAGATCCGCCGTTTCGCCGTCAAACCGCCCCACAGCAAGGAGAATCGAAACCATGACTGA
- a CDS encoding FGGY family carbohydrate kinase, with translation MVQAVLAVDQGTTNSKAVLVAADGQVLATGSAPVGLSTPRPGWVEQDAEDLWQSVLRAISACLTPAAAGGAVDIVGIALSTQRESVVGWDAAGKPVGPVLGWQDVRTTSWCAQLPPTVDDLVRRRTGLRVDAMFSAPKMRWLLDRSDALVGTVDSWLIHRLTGGREHLTEAGNASRTLLYDLIALDWSDELLDAFGVPRGALPEVRVSDGGFGATSGVPGVRDGIPIVAVLADSHAAMYGQGCTRAGLVKATYGTGSSVMTPVEGFVESGCTLAWLTDRPVYALEGNIVSSGAALAWTADLLGLPDVGALTALAATVPSAEGVVLVPAFAGLGAPHWDREARAAVSGMSSSTTRAHVARAAVEAVAHQICDIADTIPGAVSSLRADGGATVSELLMQTQADLLGHRVEAADVPEISALGAAELAWTTLGETTDWAAKRTFRTFEPGPGAGDRGRRRAAWAQAVASVRVKRASEDPAP, from the coding sequence ATGGTCCAGGCGGTACTCGCGGTCGACCAGGGCACGACCAACTCCAAAGCCGTCCTGGTCGCCGCCGACGGACAGGTACTCGCCACCGGCTCCGCACCGGTCGGGCTGTCCACACCGCGACCCGGTTGGGTCGAGCAGGACGCCGAGGACCTCTGGCAGAGCGTCCTTCGTGCGATCTCCGCCTGCCTCACTCCGGCCGCCGCGGGCGGAGCGGTCGACATCGTCGGCATCGCGCTCTCCACCCAGCGCGAGTCCGTCGTCGGGTGGGACGCCGCGGGCAAGCCCGTCGGTCCGGTTCTGGGCTGGCAGGACGTTCGAACCACTAGTTGGTGCGCCCAACTACCGCCGACAGTCGACGACCTGGTACGCCGACGTACCGGACTCCGGGTCGACGCGATGTTCTCCGCCCCGAAGATGCGCTGGCTGCTGGACCGATCCGACGCCCTCGTCGGGACCGTCGACTCCTGGCTGATCCATCGGCTGACTGGTGGCCGCGAGCATCTGACCGAAGCGGGCAACGCATCGCGGACCTTGCTTTACGACCTCATAGCCCTGGACTGGTCGGACGAACTACTGGACGCGTTCGGGGTGCCGCGGGGCGCGTTGCCCGAGGTGCGAGTCTCGGACGGCGGGTTCGGTGCCACGTCCGGCGTACCGGGAGTGCGCGACGGGATCCCGATCGTCGCCGTCCTCGCGGACTCGCACGCGGCGATGTACGGCCAGGGCTGCACGCGGGCCGGTTTGGTGAAGGCGACGTACGGGACCGGATCGTCGGTGATGACGCCGGTGGAGGGGTTCGTCGAGAGCGGGTGCACGCTGGCCTGGCTGACCGATCGCCCGGTGTACGCGCTCGAGGGCAACATCGTCTCGTCCGGGGCCGCGCTCGCGTGGACGGCCGACCTCCTCGGCCTGCCGGATGTCGGCGCATTGACCGCGTTGGCGGCGACGGTCCCGTCGGCGGAGGGCGTCGTACTCGTGCCCGCCTTCGCCGGCCTAGGCGCGCCGCACTGGGATCGGGAGGCGCGGGCGGCGGTGAGCGGAATGAGCAGCTCGACGACCCGGGCGCATGTCGCGCGGGCGGCGGTCGAGGCGGTCGCGCACCAGATCTGCGATATCGCGGACACCATCCCGGGCGCGGTGAGCAGCCTCCGCGCCGACGGCGGCGCGACGGTGTCGGAGCTGTTGATGCAGACCCAGGCCGATCTGCTCGGTCATCGCGTCGAGGCGGCCGACGTCCCCGAGATCTCGGCGCTGGGGGCGGCCGAGCTGGCCTGGACCACGCTCGGCGAGACGACCGACTGGGCCGCCAAGCGGACCTTCCGGACCTTCGAGCCGGGTCCCGGCGCCGGCGACCGTGGCCGGCGCCGGGCCGCCTGGGCCCAGGCGGTCGCCTCGGTACGAGTCAAGAGGGCGTCTGAGGACCCTGCGCCGTAG
- a CDS encoding cupin domain-containing protein — MCEFGPGPAAVLPGGIGISKLTVYDIEAPDGLVGGTPHVHLACSEGYYVIAGTGAVQTLNAQGYTETPLRAGTVVWFDPGTIHRLVNDGGLQILTLMSNSGLPEAGDAVLTLPPEHLTDRETYLRATALTGEGEARTPSAMARRDLALQGYAVLRERYESEGPAALDDFYAAAIRIVRPQLADWRKRWEQGARRLADETGAALDALEAGTAPHLQSAALHELPTPTEFGRHGMCGRLDIYDTQA, encoded by the coding sequence ATGTGTGAGTTCGGGCCCGGACCGGCGGCGGTACTGCCGGGCGGTATCGGCATCTCGAAGCTGACCGTGTACGACATCGAGGCCCCCGACGGCCTGGTCGGCGGTACGCCGCACGTGCACCTCGCCTGCTCCGAGGGCTACTACGTGATCGCCGGCACCGGCGCCGTACAGACCCTGAACGCGCAGGGTTACACCGAGACCCCGCTGCGGGCCGGCACCGTGGTGTGGTTCGACCCCGGGACGATCCACCGGCTGGTCAACGACGGCGGGCTGCAGATCCTCACCCTGATGTCCAACTCCGGTCTCCCCGAAGCCGGCGACGCCGTCCTGACGTTGCCGCCGGAGCACCTCACCGATCGCGAGACGTATCTGCGGGCCACCGCCCTCACCGGCGAGGGCGAGGCCCGGACGCCGTCCGCGATGGCCCGGCGCGACCTCGCGCTCCAGGGTTACGCCGTACTGCGGGAACGGTACGAGTCGGAAGGCCCCGCGGCCCTGGACGACTTCTACGCGGCCGCGATCCGCATCGTCCGGCCGCAACTGGCGGACTGGCGCAAGCGCTGGGAACAGGGCGCCCGCCGCCTCGCGGACGAGACCGGCGCCGCGCTGGACGCGCTGGAGGCCGGTACGGCGCCGCACCTGCAGTCCGCCGCGCTGCACGAACTTCCCACCCCCACCGAGTTCGGCCGGCACGGCATGTGCGGCCGACTCGACATCTACGACACCCAAGCGTGA
- a CDS encoding Gfo/Idh/MocA family oxidoreductase, with translation MRGKTVNERRIGIVMNGVTGRMGLRQHLERSIVAIRQQGGIQAADGTMIIPEPILVGRNELKLRRIAEQYGLERWTTDLAEALAAPDVEIYFDSQLTQLREKGVRAAVEAGKAIYCEKPIAESLDAAVDLAKLVVDSGLKNGVVMDKLSLPGLRKLKRLIDGGFFGRILSVRGEFGYWVFEGDWQEAQRPSWNYKSEEGGGIILDMFCHWRYVLDQLFGEVRSVYCQGATHIPERVDENGETYTATADDAAYGVFELDGGIVAQLNSSWTTRVFRDELVEFHVDGTEGSAVAGLRNCRVQHRSATPKPVWNPDIPVSEKFREQWATVPDNEPMDNGFKVQWEMFLRHIVDDAPFTWDFVEAAKGVQLAELGLKSWHEGRKLEVPELTLKAN, from the coding sequence GTGAGAGGCAAGACTGTGAACGAGCGACGCATCGGCATCGTGATGAACGGCGTCACCGGCCGGATGGGCCTGCGCCAGCACCTCGAGCGTTCCATCGTGGCGATCCGGCAGCAGGGCGGGATCCAGGCCGCGGACGGCACGATGATCATCCCCGAGCCGATCCTGGTCGGCCGCAACGAGCTCAAGCTGCGCCGGATCGCCGAGCAGTACGGGCTGGAGCGGTGGACGACCGACCTGGCCGAGGCGCTCGCCGCGCCGGACGTCGAGATCTACTTCGACTCCCAGCTCACCCAGCTCCGCGAGAAGGGTGTCCGCGCCGCGGTCGAGGCCGGCAAGGCGATCTACTGCGAGAAGCCGATCGCCGAGAGTCTGGACGCGGCCGTCGACCTGGCCAAGCTGGTCGTCGACTCCGGCCTGAAGAACGGCGTGGTGATGGACAAGCTGTCGCTGCCCGGTCTGCGGAAGCTGAAGCGGCTGATCGACGGCGGGTTCTTCGGCCGGATCCTCTCGGTGCGCGGCGAGTTCGGCTACTGGGTGTTCGAGGGCGACTGGCAGGAGGCGCAGCGGCCGTCCTGGAACTACAAGTCCGAAGAGGGCGGCGGCATCATCCTCGACATGTTCTGCCACTGGCGGTACGTGCTCGACCAGCTGTTCGGCGAGGTCCGGTCCGTGTACTGCCAGGGCGCGACGCACATCCCGGAGCGGGTCGACGAGAACGGCGAGACGTACACCGCCACCGCGGACGACGCGGCGTACGGCGTGTTCGAACTCGACGGCGGGATCGTCGCGCAGCTGAACTCGTCCTGGACGACGCGGGTGTTCCGCGACGAGCTGGTCGAGTTCCACGTCGACGGGACCGAGGGGTCCGCGGTCGCGGGTCTGCGGAACTGCCGGGTGCAGCACCGGTCCGCGACGCCGAAGCCGGTGTGGAACCCGGACATCCCGGTCAGCGAGAAGTTCCGCGAGCAGTGGGCGACCGTGCCGGACAACGAGCCGATGGACAACGGGTTCAAGGTGCAGTGGGAGATGTTCCTGCGGCACATCGTCGACGACGCGCCGTTCACCTGGGACTTCGTCGAGGCCGCGAAGGGCGTGCAGCTGGCCGAGCTCGGCCTGAAGTCGTGGCACGAGGGCCGCAAGCTCGAGGTCCCTGAGCTGACCCTGAAGGCGAACTGA
- a CDS encoding dihydrodipicolinate synthase family protein — protein sequence MELKLPVQGGLETYRLVGEPVAQGTYLPASTRLAFAAAHVVADPLGDNSPGAPAVIDWEHTLEFRRHLWSLGLSVAEAMDTAQRGMGLDWKATQELIRRSAAEAPDGRIAVGVGTDQLAGAYALDAVIAAYEEQLAVAEDVGAQPILMASRALCATASSPDDYRKVYDRLLAQSSRPVILHWLGPMFDPALEGYWGSGSFDSAAAFVAELISDNVEKVDGIKISLLDASKEVALRNRLPEGVRLYTGDDFNYPELIRGDGERHSDALLGIFAAIAPAAAAALKALDSGDLAEYERVFAPTVPLARQIFSAPTYYYKTGIAFLAWLNGFQPGFTMVGGLQTGRSLPHLADTFRLADQAGVLTNPELAVDRFRQLLRVSGIDA from the coding sequence ATGGAACTGAAGCTTCCCGTCCAGGGCGGCCTGGAGACGTATCGGCTGGTCGGCGAACCGGTTGCCCAGGGCACCTATTTGCCGGCTTCGACGCGACTCGCGTTCGCGGCGGCGCATGTCGTCGCCGACCCGCTGGGTGACAACTCGCCCGGGGCGCCGGCGGTGATCGACTGGGAGCACACGCTGGAGTTCCGGCGGCACCTGTGGTCGCTCGGGTTGTCCGTCGCGGAGGCGATGGACACCGCACAGCGCGGGATGGGCCTGGACTGGAAGGCCACCCAAGAGCTGATCCGCCGCTCCGCGGCCGAGGCTCCCGACGGCCGGATCGCCGTCGGCGTCGGCACGGATCAACTCGCCGGCGCCTACGCCCTCGATGCGGTGATCGCGGCCTACGAAGAGCAGCTCGCCGTCGCCGAAGACGTTGGCGCCCAACCGATCCTGATGGCGAGCCGGGCGCTGTGCGCCACGGCGAGCTCACCCGACGACTACCGCAAGGTGTACGACCGGCTGCTCGCGCAATCCAGCCGGCCCGTGATCCTGCACTGGCTCGGCCCCATGTTCGACCCTGCACTGGAAGGGTATTGGGGCAGCGGATCGTTCGACTCCGCCGCGGCGTTCGTCGCCGAACTGATCTCCGACAACGTCGAGAAGGTCGACGGCATCAAGATCAGCCTGCTGGACGCGTCGAAGGAAGTTGCCCTGCGCAACCGCCTGCCCGAAGGCGTCCGGCTCTACACCGGGGACGACTTCAACTACCCGGAGCTGATCCGCGGCGACGGTGAACGGCACAGCGACGCGCTGCTTGGCATCTTCGCGGCGATCGCCCCGGCTGCGGCGGCTGCCCTGAAGGCGTTGGACTCTGGTGATCTGGCCGAGTACGAGCGAGTGTTCGCGCCCACGGTTCCTCTGGCTCGGCAGATCTTCTCCGCGCCGACGTACTACTACAAGACCGGGATCGCCTTCCTCGCCTGGCTGAACGGGTTCCAGCCCGGGTTCACGATGGTCGGCGGATTGCAGACCGGGCGGTCCCTGCCCCATCTGGCGGACACGTTCCGGCTCGCGGACCAGGCCGGCGTACTGACGAATCCCGAGCTCGCCGTCGACCGGTTCCGGCAACTGTTGCGCGTGAGCGGGATCGACGCATGA
- a CDS encoding sugar phosphate isomerase/epimerase family protein has product MNRYSLNQATTKYWPLEDVVGASAKADLEWIGLWREPIQEYGVEKAARLVADAGLKVSSLCRSGFFTSTDPAERKAKIEDNRRAIDEAATIGTSVLVLVSGGLPAGSRDLDGARGMVRDGLAELAPYAGERGVTLAVEALHPMFCSDRCVVSSLGGALDLAEQFPASEVGVIVDAYHLWWDADVYRQIERAGERIVSYQVSDWVVPLPEDTLLGRGMMGDGSIELRRLREACDAAGYDGPIEVEIFNQQLWDAPGQEVFDLALARYQEHVL; this is encoded by the coding sequence ATGAACCGGTACAGCCTCAACCAGGCGACGACGAAGTACTGGCCGCTCGAGGACGTCGTCGGGGCGAGCGCGAAGGCCGATCTGGAGTGGATCGGCCTGTGGCGCGAGCCGATTCAGGAGTACGGCGTAGAGAAGGCAGCGCGTCTGGTCGCGGACGCCGGGCTGAAGGTGTCGTCGCTGTGCCGCAGCGGGTTCTTCACCTCGACCGATCCGGCCGAGCGCAAGGCGAAGATCGAGGACAACCGGCGCGCGATCGACGAGGCGGCGACGATCGGCACGTCGGTCCTCGTGCTGGTCAGCGGCGGGCTCCCGGCCGGATCACGTGACCTCGACGGCGCCCGCGGCATGGTCCGCGACGGGCTCGCCGAGCTGGCGCCGTACGCCGGGGAACGCGGGGTCACGCTGGCGGTCGAGGCGCTGCACCCGATGTTCTGCTCGGATCGGTGCGTGGTGTCGTCGTTGGGCGGCGCGCTCGACCTGGCCGAGCAGTTCCCGGCCTCGGAGGTCGGGGTGATCGTGGACGCGTACCACCTGTGGTGGGACGCGGACGTCTACCGGCAGATCGAGCGGGCCGGGGAGCGGATCGTGTCGTACCAGGTCAGCGACTGGGTGGTTCCGCTGCCCGAGGACACGCTGCTCGGGCGCGGCATGATGGGCGACGGTTCGATCGAGCTCCGCCGGCTCCGCGAGGCCTGCGACGCGGCCGGGTACGACGGCCCGATCGAGGTCGAGATCTTCAACCAGCAACTGTGGGACGCGCCGGGACAGGAGGTCTTCGACCTGGCGCTGGCGAGGTACCAGGAACACGTCCTCTGA
- a CDS encoding sugar phosphate isomerase/epimerase family protein, protein MTDRTIPADGIGMHLYTMRDVLAEDYPGTLKRLAGIGYRTVGVSGRFGHSAAEIRGFADDAGLAIVLEHVGYARMSDDWAGALADVKTLGAQWAVVPSIPSELHSVDGFRTAAEAFTEAGKAARDAGLKLLFHNHGHDFDEIDGQVLYDILLGVDPDLLGFELDLYWAVDGGHDPAKLFQEHPGRFPALHVKDMAEDGSWEDVGAGKLDFGAMFAHAEAGGVEQYLVEHDKPTDAWHSAERSYRGLTELRY, encoded by the coding sequence ATGACTGACCGGACCATTCCCGCCGACGGTATCGGGATGCACCTCTACACGATGCGAGACGTGCTGGCCGAGGACTACCCGGGGACGCTGAAGCGGCTCGCCGGGATCGGGTACCGGACCGTGGGGGTGAGTGGGCGGTTCGGCCACAGCGCCGCGGAGATCCGCGGATTCGCGGACGACGCCGGTCTCGCGATCGTGCTCGAACACGTCGGGTACGCGCGGATGAGCGACGACTGGGCCGGCGCGCTGGCCGACGTGAAGACGCTCGGGGCGCAGTGGGCCGTCGTACCGTCGATTCCTTCCGAGCTGCACTCGGTGGACGGGTTCAGGACCGCGGCGGAGGCGTTCACGGAGGCGGGGAAGGCGGCGCGGGACGCCGGGCTGAAGTTGCTGTTCCACAACCACGGGCACGACTTCGACGAGATCGACGGACAGGTGCTGTACGACATCCTGCTGGGCGTGGATCCCGACCTGCTCGGGTTCGAGCTGGACCTGTACTGGGCCGTGGACGGCGGGCACGACCCGGCGAAGCTGTTCCAGGAACACCCCGGCCGGTTCCCGGCACTGCATGTCAAGGACATGGCCGAGGACGGGTCCTGGGAGGACGTCGGGGCCGGGAAGCTGGACTTCGGCGCGATGTTCGCGCACGCCGAGGCGGGCGGCGTGGAGCAGTACCTGGTCGAGCACGACAAGCCCACCGACGCCTGGCACTCGGCCGAACGCAGCTACCGCGGGCTGACCGAACTGCGGTACTGA
- a CDS encoding diguanylate cyclase domain-containing protein: protein MRNEPTVRLSAVRRLYEVSARMGAGRSLSETLQAVVDGVVNGLGFGIAVLNLRHPDGKFEVIAVAGSPEARAALLGKVSAADLFDAEFAIADAWGKLRFVPHERLPEGEVVGWVPDVPVSDAPDAWHPLDALFAPLYSSDGELVGMLSVDLPEDQRRPGPIHRELLEIFATQAGLAIDKARLTDQLLAEKARLEASEATFRMVFEGAGNGMATVAFDGPELGRILRVNDAFCRITGYAAAELVGSRLASFLRDEEPQQTRSELEEVAARNGTYRFERVFTQPSGNAIWLGGTAALVEQGAGQPRILLVQIDDVTARKAAERELRHHAAHDPLTGLPNRRLLQHRFTKVLEQTRTTGRPGALLFCDLNHFKLVNDGYGHEAGDRALREIATRLSSAVRHGDTVARLGGDEFAVLAEDITGDDLTTLITRLETAVSHPLPNIAVKVTTSVGTVPITPTTTDLDTLLHQADQAMYTAKNRRT, encoded by the coding sequence GTGCGGAACGAGCCGACAGTCAGGCTGTCCGCCGTCCGTCGCCTGTACGAGGTGAGCGCGCGGATGGGGGCCGGGCGGAGCCTGTCCGAAACACTGCAGGCGGTCGTCGACGGTGTCGTGAACGGGCTCGGCTTCGGGATCGCCGTCCTGAACCTGCGGCACCCGGACGGGAAGTTCGAGGTGATCGCGGTCGCCGGGTCGCCGGAGGCGCGCGCGGCGTTGCTCGGGAAGGTCAGCGCGGCGGACCTGTTCGACGCCGAGTTCGCGATCGCGGACGCCTGGGGCAAGCTCCGGTTCGTGCCGCACGAGCGGCTGCCCGAGGGCGAGGTGGTCGGGTGGGTTCCCGACGTACCGGTGTCCGACGCGCCGGACGCGTGGCATCCGCTGGACGCGCTGTTCGCGCCGCTGTACTCGTCCGACGGCGAGCTGGTCGGAATGCTCTCGGTCGACCTGCCCGAGGACCAGCGCCGGCCGGGGCCGATCCACCGGGAACTGCTGGAGATCTTCGCCACCCAGGCCGGGCTCGCGATCGACAAGGCACGGCTGACCGATCAGCTGCTCGCCGAGAAGGCCCGGCTGGAGGCGAGCGAGGCGACGTTCCGGATGGTCTTCGAGGGCGCCGGGAACGGGATGGCCACGGTCGCCTTCGACGGGCCGGAGCTGGGCCGGATCCTGCGCGTGAACGACGCCTTCTGCCGGATCACCGGGTACGCCGCGGCGGAGCTCGTCGGATCGCGGCTGGCGAGCTTCCTGCGCGACGAGGAGCCCCAGCAGACCCGGTCCGAGCTGGAGGAAGTTGCCGCACGCAACGGGACCTACCGGTTCGAGCGGGTCTTCACACAGCCGAGCGGGAACGCGATCTGGCTCGGCGGTACGGCGGCCCTCGTCGAGCAGGGCGCCGGACAGCCGCGGATCCTGCTCGTCCAGATCGACGACGTCACCGCCCGCAAGGCCGCCGAACGCGAACTCCGGCACCACGCCGCCCACGACCCGCTCACCGGCCTGCCGAACCGGCGGCTCCTGCAGCACCGCTTCACGAAGGTCCTGGAGCAGACCCGCACCACCGGACGCCCGGGCGCACTCCTGTTCTGCGACCTCAACCACTTCAAACTCGTCAACGACGGCTACGGCCACGAGGCCGGCGACCGCGCACTCCGCGAGATCGCCACCCGCCTCAGCTCAGCCGTCCGCCACGGCGACACCGTCGCCCGCCTCGGCGGCGACGAGTTCGCCGTACTGGCCGAGGACATCACCGGCGACGACCTCACCACCCTCATCACCCGCCTCGAAACCGCCGTCAGCCACCCCCTCCCCAACATCGCCGTCAAGGTCACCACCAGCGTCGGCACCGTCCCCATCACCCCCACCACCACCGACCTCGACACCCTCCTCCACCAGGCCGACCAAGCCATGTACACCGCCAAGAACCGCCGCACGTAG
- a CDS encoding GNAT family N-acetyltransferase: MQTDERIRRARPDDIPAIVELVYALAEYERAPDECHLTAEQLQTALFGDTPAAFCHVAEHEGQVAGCAIWFLSFSTWRGVHGIYLEDLFVRPETRGTGLGKALLTALAQECVRNNYERLEWSVLNWNTPAINFYKSLGAKPQDEWTIYRLTDEALSTLGS; the protein is encoded by the coding sequence ATGCAGACCGACGAACGGATCCGCCGTGCCCGCCCCGACGACATCCCCGCGATCGTGGAGCTGGTGTACGCGCTGGCGGAGTACGAACGTGCCCCCGACGAGTGCCACCTGACCGCGGAACAGCTGCAGACCGCACTCTTCGGCGACACCCCCGCCGCCTTCTGCCACGTCGCCGAACACGAAGGCCAGGTCGCCGGCTGCGCGATCTGGTTCCTCAGTTTCTCCACCTGGCGCGGCGTCCACGGCATCTACCTCGAAGACCTCTTCGTCCGCCCCGAAACCCGCGGCACCGGCCTCGGCAAGGCCCTCCTGACCGCCCTCGCCCAGGAATGCGTCCGCAACAACTACGAACGCCTCGAATGGTCCGTCCTCAACTGGAACACCCCCGCCATCAACTTCTACAAATCCCTGGGCGCCAAACCCCAAGACGAATGGACCATCTACCGCCTCACCGACGAAGCCCTCAGCACCCTGGGCTCATGA
- a CDS encoding Fic family protein, with translation MTEEVSETKQRWNAYLWEPGGCLRNKLDIKNPLELHFAEYALRANRQAEIDRGEVDIPRTYDAAHVKAIHRHLLQDVYDWAGEFRTVDMNNRGQHFVPAELLDKWTDKVGARVKDKDWSTMSREEFVQGIAEVYSYQNLTHPFREGNGATAKVFAQHVAEMSPYRLDFDRVERDEWNAASRAAYPPDLEKSSDPDPSKLYAVFDKMTVERGSVLRADPELAAALQLQNSTYAGVDTRPATGMGERRDTHGIDREAEQEAERDG, from the coding sequence GTGACCGAGGAGGTCTCCGAGACGAAGCAGCGCTGGAACGCCTACCTCTGGGAACCCGGCGGCTGCCTGCGGAACAAGCTCGACATCAAGAACCCGCTCGAGCTGCACTTCGCCGAGTACGCGCTGCGGGCCAACCGGCAGGCCGAGATCGACCGCGGTGAGGTCGACATCCCGCGCACGTACGACGCCGCGCACGTGAAGGCGATCCACAGGCACCTGCTCCAGGACGTGTACGACTGGGCCGGCGAGTTCCGCACCGTGGACATGAACAACCGGGGCCAGCACTTCGTCCCCGCTGAGCTGCTCGACAAGTGGACCGACAAGGTCGGCGCGCGGGTCAAGGACAAGGACTGGTCGACGATGTCGCGCGAGGAGTTCGTGCAGGGCATCGCCGAGGTGTACAGCTACCAGAACCTGACGCATCCGTTCCGCGAGGGGAACGGCGCCACGGCCAAGGTGTTCGCGCAACATGTCGCCGAGATGTCGCCGTACCGCCTCGACTTCGACCGGGTCGAGCGCGACGAATGGAACGCGGCCTCGCGCGCGGCGTACCCGCCGGACCTGGAGAAGAGCTCGGATCCGGACCCGAGCAAGTTGTACGCCGTCTTCGACAAGATGACCGTCGAACGCGGGTCCGTGCTCCGCGCCGACCCCGAGCTGGCGGCGGCGCTGCAGCTGCAGAACTCGACGTACGCCGGTGTGGACACCCGGCCCGCGACCGGAATGGGTGAGCGGCGCGACACGCACGGGATCGACCGCGAAGCCGAGCAGGAGGCCGAGCGCGACGGCTGA
- a CDS encoding antitoxin VbhA family protein: MAYEPCRYARQWPELFDQLDDDQKQRVSDALANNRLEGWQPGRDDVSDLVDRELGRIDTAEYIRRTLSKVTGGETPA, translated from the coding sequence ATGGCGTACGAACCGTGCCGCTACGCGCGCCAGTGGCCGGAGCTGTTCGATCAACTCGACGACGACCAGAAACAACGGGTCAGCGACGCATTGGCGAACAACCGCCTGGAGGGCTGGCAGCCCGGCCGCGACGACGTCTCCGACCTGGTCGACCGCGAACTGGGCCGCATCGACACCGCCGAGTACATCCGCCGCACCCTCTCGAAGGTCACCGGCGGCGAGACGCCCGCGTGA